In a single window of the Elaeis guineensis isolate ETL-2024a chromosome 6, EG11, whole genome shotgun sequence genome:
- the LOC140858802 gene encoding uncharacterized protein, producing MANTLSLCSLLDSNKLIRLNFDSWYRKLKIILEYERILYMLTDPTPEEPTANAHGIIKDTYQKWLNDHTTIRCIMRAVINDKFSCKFKDAQPKQMIQILNEFFDTPENAKRHKTSYAVFNALAKNSQKTEKLKFHGAVQLADPVQSESNQFH from the exons atggccaacacactatcactCTGCTCGCTATTAGACAGTAACAAGCTTATCAgactcaacttcgatagctggtatcgaaagttgaagatcatcttggagtatGAGCGGATCCTGTATATGCTTACAGATCcaacacctgaagaacctactgcGAATGCACATGGTATAAtaaaagacacttatcagaagtggctcaatgaccatacTACAATACGTTGCATCATGAGGGCAGTCATAAATGATAAGTTTAGCTGTAAGTTCAAGGATGCACAACCaaaacagatgattcaaatattgaatgagttcttCGACACTCCTGAGAATGctaagagacataaaacctcctatgCTGTGTTCAATGCCT TGGCAAAGAACAGTCAAAAAACAGAAAAGCTGAAGTTTCATGGAGCAGTTCAATTAGCCGATCCAGTTCAAAGTGAGTCGAACCAGTTCCACTGA